A DNA window from Babylonia areolata isolate BAREFJ2019XMU chromosome 28, ASM4173473v1, whole genome shotgun sequence contains the following coding sequences:
- the LOC143302111 gene encoding uncharacterized protein LOC143302111: MSAIKRDDFPLRDHFNVLLTAWVDQQRDKHDFFCCFTDSISLHNVMQVPAEIIYVDRRLSSVVMRYALFSCSLNPRGKTVNSTHTTSLQTDFNYVAYSKRACRKHMTSTAHVIVRPEKTGIVGPGDAESNFAVCVKVAYGELSPQSLVEWFEFAKIVGVGTVQVYYHTVNEAAMQVFKYYQKTGFAQLSPVTPAVKKGHPPRGFQRPRWEEQAWMDGTVACNDCLHRLHRYRFVAVLDFDELLVPLLPFSTLEGVMEAALLQFPEAGGFLVDSYIVLLDWPQADNSTSVSFLRYLDRTTSNKLDNFGHGKSSPKVIALPDRMLAVQTHSFTTMGNYSKLHVPKESLTFLHYRLCKEVKWNHCDFERTRDPCLLRFKPSWVLALSRLPLVRLGCSRDYNRSVAAEARRGGGRAVKAATP, from the exons ATGAGCGCAATCAAAAGAGATGACTTCCCTTTACGAGACCACTTCAATGTCCTTCTCACCGCTTGGGTGGACCAACAGAGGGACAAACATGATTTCTTCTGCTGCTTCACAGATTCCATTTCTCTCCACAACGTCATGCAGGTTCCAGCTGAAATTATTTACGTCGACAGACGTTTGTCATCAGTGGTCATGCGATATGCTTTGTTCAGTTGTTCGTTAAATCCACGTGGCAAAACCGTAAACAGCACCCACACCACTTCCCTTCAAACGGACTTCAACTACGTGGCTTACTCTAAGAGAGCGTGTCGAAAACACATGACGTCGACAGCTCACGTAATTGTCAGACCTGAAAAAACAGGAATTGTGGGGCCTGGAGACGCAGAAAGCAActtcgctgtgtgtgtgaaggttgcgTACGGTGAGTTATCCCCCCAGAGTCTCGTGGAGTGGTTTGAGTTCGCCAAGATTGTTGGGGTTGGCACAGTGCAGGTGTACTATCACACTGTCAACGAAGCGGCCATGCAGGTGTTCAAGTATTACCAGAAGACCGGGTTCGCTCAACTGTCGCCTGTCACACCGGCCGTGAAGAAAG GTCACCCTCCCCGCGGGTTCCAGAGACCAAGGTGGGAGGAACAGGCATGGATGGATGGCACTGTGGCCTGCAACGACTGTCTGCACCGCCTCCATCGTTATCGCTTCGTCGCTGTCCTCGACTTTGATGAGCTGCTGGtgccccttctccctttctccaccttggaaggggtgatggag GCCGCCCTGCTGCAGTTTCCAGAGGCGGGAGGATTTCTGGTTGATTCTTACATCGTTCTTCTGGACTGGCCACAGGCAGACAACTCCACTTCCGTTTCCTTTCTGCGCTACCTGGACAGGACCACCAGCAACAAGTTAGACAACTTTGGGCATGGGAAGAGCTCTCCCAAAGTTATCGCCCTTCCAGACCGAATGTTGGCGGTGCAAACGCATAGCTTCACTACCATGGGCAACTACTCAAA ACTTCACGTGCCCAAGGAAAGCCTCACCTTCCTGCACTACAGACTGTGCAAGGAGGTCAAGTGGAACCACTGTGACTTCGAGCGCACCAGGGACCCGTGCCTCCTCAGGTTCAAACCCAGCTGGGTGCTGGCCCTCAGCCGGCTGCCCCTCGTGAGGCTGGGCTGCAGCAGGGACTACAACCGCTCTGTGGCTGCAGAGGCCCGCAGGGGTGGTGGGCGGGCGGTGAAGGCGGCGACCCCGTGA